From one Pristis pectinata isolate sPriPec2 chromosome 14, sPriPec2.1.pri, whole genome shotgun sequence genomic stretch:
- the ric8a gene encoding synembryn-A, translated as MELSAVTERAESGDQDRALPALQRFIAENSQCFLFDVEGRDQRRQLGQAVLRLLGQDVQPACQLACLGALRILSREKSNLRPFTSPEALETLGRHAGIGEEREGELHDSDVTVEALKCLCNVVFNSPKAQEMCAESGLVVGLCRRIRPGEKQLTPNIRFFDCRLLFLLTALRLDIRKQLGRELRGVRLLTDVLEATLAVRWANSLEVAARGQHEPPLARDQTDCAMEVLKILFNITFDLNKRQVDEEDAALYRQLVAILRHCLLTTVDGEDRTEELHSHTVNLLGNLPLMCLDVLLTPRVQPGSVEYLGMNMDAVDVLLDFLEKRVDRGHRLKEMVTPALNLLTESARGHRETRKFLRMRVLPPLRDVQTRPEVGNLLRNKLVRLMTHIDTDVKHCAAELLFVLCKENVTRFVKYTGYGNAAGLLAVRGLMGGCSPEGAYSEDEDTDTEEYKEAKADINPVTGRVEERTANPMDTMTDEQKEYEAMKLFNMFDKLARQQIIQPMSLAPDGKLVPLEEVMHPLVEVSESDSDSD; from the exons CAACTGGGACAGGCGGTGCTTCGGCTCCTGGGACAGGACGTCCAGCCGGCATGTCAGCTGGCCTGTTTGGGCGCTCTGCGCATTCTCTCCCGGGAGAAGAGTAACCTGAGGCCATTCACCAGCCCGGAGGCCCTGGAGACACTGGGCAGGCACGCTGGGATAGGCGAGGAGCGAGAGGGGGAACTGCACGACTCCGATGTGACGGTGGAGGCTCTGAAGTGCCTCTGTAATGTGGTGTTCAACAGCCCCAAGGCCCAGGAGATGTGTGCGGAGAGCGGCCTGGTGGTTGGTCTCTGTCGGCGCATCAGACCCGGTGAGAAGCAGCTGACCCCCAACATCAGGTTCTTCGACTGCCGCTTGCTCTTCCTGCTGACGGCCCTGAGGCTCGACATCCGTAAGCAGCTGGGCCGCGAGCTGCGAGGGGTGCGTCTGCTGACTGATGTGCTAGAGGCCACGCTGGCTGTACGCTGGGCCAACAGCCTGGAGGTGGCTGCCCGAGGGCAGCATGAGCCCCCACTGGCCCGGGACCAGACCGACTGTGCCATGGAAGTTCTGAAGATCCTCTTCAACATCACCTTCGACCTGAACAAACGGCAGGTGGATGAG GAAGACGCTGCTCTCTACCGGCAACTGGTGGCCATCCTACGGCACTGCCTCCTGACCACAGTGGACGGAGAGGACCGGACCGAGGAGCTGCACAG TCACACAGTGAACCTGCTGGGGAACCTGCCCCTGATGTGTCTGGATGTCCTGCTCACACCCCGCGTGCAGCCTGGCTCAGTCGAGTATCTGGGAATGAACATGGATGCTGTGGACGTGCTGCTGGATTTCCTGGAGAAGAGAGTGGACCGG GGACACCGGCTGAAGGAAATGGTGACCCCTGCTCTCAACCTGCTGACCGAGAGTGCCCGGGGTCACCGGGAGACCAGGAAGTTCCTCCGGATGCGG GTGCTGCCCCCGCTGCGTGATGTCCAGACACGTCCCGAGGTGGGGAACCTGCTGCGGAACAAGCTGGTGCGGCTGATGACTCACATCGACACCGACGTCAAGCACTGCGCCGCTGAGCTTCTGTTCGTCCTCTGCAAGGAGAACG TGACGCGATTCGTCAAGTACACTGGGTACGGGAATGCAGCAGGTCTGCTCGCCGTCCGAGGGCTGATGGGAGGCTGCTCGCCCGAGGGAGCCTACTCCGAGGATGAAGACACAGACACCGAGGAATACAAGGAAGCCAAAGCCGA CATCAACCCAGTGACAGGGAGAGTGGAGGAGAGAACAGCCAATCCCATGGACACCATGACCGATGAGCAGAAGGAGTACGAAGCCATGAAATTATTCAACATGTTTGACAAGCTGGCCAG GCAGCAGATAATTCAGCCAATGAGCTTGGCCCCGGATGGAAAGCTGGTCCCTCTGGAGGAGGTGATGCATCCGTTGGTGGAAGTGTCCGAGTCAGACTCTGATTCAGATTGA